The genomic DNA TAAACTCAAAATTAGAAATGTGTGGTCTTGACAATTAGAGGTCAAACAATACATCAATGATTAGTCAGGCCAAACCTGATGTTCTGCTGACATTTTGTCAAACTCATCAATACAGCATAATCCACGATCAGCAAGCACCATGGCACCTGTTTGGAAATATAATTGTTGCTTAAGAGGGTAAAAGCTGAATATTTCCATGCATGTGCAAAACGACATGTAAACTTTAAAAGCTGACATGGAATGCAAGCTTCATGATCATCAAATAATGCATTACTCATGAGTCCCAAGAAAATCTCAACTTACAAGTTCCATTTTTTCTATAACGGATCAAACCCCTTAATAGCTAAATGAGAACCAGGCTAGCACAAAGATAAGATGTCATATTATCgatttttttcatatccatGACAGAAATTTGCAATTCATGATCTTTGGAATTGTGTACTTCAAATTCCTTCTTATTGCATTTGTTAGTATTTTGTACAATTTTTCAAGCCATAACAGTagtatttaaattgaaaatttgtggATGTTATGATGTTAGAGAGGTTTGAAGATGTTATAATGTTAGAGAGCAAGTCTTGGGGACTTCCACTCAaagctatatttttaaaactggAGTCAACCTTCATGGGTCACAACAGTCAAATATGCCTTCTGCAGCCAAATACACATCCCAAGAATTGGTGCTGCTCTAACCCATTAATACCATGGAGCATAATATGGTTCACAATGAGAAAACTTTGTTGATCTATTAACAATTCATTGTACAGCCTCttgcaaagagaaaaattatattgGAAGTTGTCATCCCCATAattgggaaaatgaaacccatcTGAGATAATTTATTGCTATAGTTTCTTGTTACTTATCCAAAAAAGGAAGACAATTTGAAGAACGAGAAATAGATTTCATTTTCCAGTATTCTTATGATTTTTCAAGTTTGCTGAAATACATGTGGAAGTTTTATCCATCAATCATGACATCAATTACAGGTAAACCATTAAAGATAGCAAAAATAGTATTAGAtaattgagagagagagggagggagggagggaggaggAGGGAAACAAGTACCAGCCTCAAAAGCATAGTCACTTGTCATAGGATCCTTCACAACAGCTACAGTAAGCCCAGCATTGGTTGTAGCATTGCCACACACATAAATGCCACGTGGAGAAATGGCAGCTGCTGCTTGCAGTAGTTGGCTTTTACCGAGTCCAGGATCACCTAATGATATGACATTAGCATTTTTCAAGCTCATCTTAGCATAACATTGACTTCCAGTTGAATGAAATGTAAGATAGTTTTCACTCTCACTAACATAGAAAGTAGAATAATTGTTAAGGTTAGCACCATTATATGAGCAAGAGAAGACTTATGCATACCAACAACTATGATATGGATGTCTCCTCTGACAGGGACCTTGTTCTTATCCGTTGAATACTTTTGGACACCTCCAAACAGTGCTAATGTTATTCCCGCTGTTGAGAAACAAAATAACCACATGAGTGAACCAGACTAACAATCAACTTCAGATTCCAGGTTCATCAAGGAAATAATCCAATAACCAGAGAAAGGAGGGagatttatatttaatcatatgTTCTTTTACATTGCTTCATATTTGAATAATCTTGGATGTCATTGCACATACAACCAGCATAAACAAACAGAAGTACAGAACTAGAATTAGTGAATGAGAAGTGCAGAATCATCACATCCTAGGCATAGAATCAAAAAGCTTCTGGATTTATTAAGCTCTCAATGGTAAGGGTTATGGTGGGGATGTGGGAAGTTCCAAGCTCAAGTCCTAGTGGGGCCAAAAGAAAAAGCcacctatcaaagaaaaaaccTAAGTTCATAGAACTTCTGACAGTGCACATAACAACATAAGCTAACCAAGAAACTTAATAAGGAAAATTTCTACTTGTGCACAAGCACAAAAATAAGCAGTGAGCAGAATCAGATGGAGGAATGTACGGAACTAGTGGACTTCTTTGTTTAACAACTCAATGAGCAATTAATTTATAGGGATTGGCACACAACCTCTTTCACTTTTTGAAGAGAGGTATAAGTACAAGATTAGAGTTAAAGAACATTGTTGAAATGCCAATTTAGCCCAAAAGCTTAAGATGCTACACAACTGGCCAAAAATGCACATTAAGGTACCACCCTCCCTCACCTGCAGTTTGGTTGCATGTGGAGAGGGAAATAATGAAACACAGAAAAATAGATAAGTAAATCAACAGTGAAGAAACTTGAACTTGAAACCTATATAAAGTAGAACTCTAATACCATATTAAGTTACCActtcaataaaaaaagttttaagttgTCAAGTTATCAGCCAACTAAGTACATCAGGCTaacaaacatatttattaaatgtttaACAGTTCTAGTTATAGGTTAGGACATGCAGCATGATAAGTTCATGCATAATCATTACGAGGGTAAAAAAAACTATCGATGCTAGCTCTTGATGTAAGCATATTCACTGGTCCAAAGCACCCACTCGTGTAAAAGCTTCGACAGCTGGTTGACCAAAATGAGGATTCCAAATTGCATGAGCAATAGGTCTTACATGCATTCGAAATTTCCTTGCCAAGCTACATGAAACAAATTTCTAGAAGTCCACAGAAAAATTAGTGCTAATTGCCCAAAATAAGGagcaaaaaatttatgataaatgcACTCCTAAGTAATATCATCATGACTTTCAAAGTCATGTGCAATAGCACCACCAAACCAAATACAATAAGTAGTGGGGTCTTGAGCTAACCCTTGCCAAACCTTGGAAATCTTAATGTCATGTCTTTGAAGTCCTCCCAGCCATTATCCTACTATAATAATCCTTACTAAGAATACCCACATTGTGGCAATTCCACCCAAGAGATAATGGGTTACTCCTATTGCACGTTCTTGTACAATGGTCAAGGCTCTAGGATGAATAGCAAGAGCaactattaatttattatgagATCAAATGATGAATTCAATAACTTCTTGCCAATAACCACACCTCCAAATAGAAACATTAAACTAAAATCCATACAAAATGAGCACTTAGGAAAAAAAGGCCATATGAAGATAATGAAAAAACATAAGACTGACAGGAATTTACTTGCCTTGCTGATTGTTCCTGCACTAGTTATTGCTCCATCTTAGACGTTCCTAATCACATCAAAATATCTAGGACTGGCTCACACTCCTTAATTCTCTAGAATATGACATTTTCTCCCTTCACAATACCCATTGTATTTTTTCTAATTGGAAAAAATGTTATATGAAGGTTTTTCTTCTTGCTTAACACTTCCAATCAATTGCTTAGGCAAAGAATAGCTTCAATCATATCACAAACACTTCGTTCACCCCCCATATTTTTTGTGTTGTGTGGTACTTAAAAGCCCCCTATGTCAACCCTTTACAAGCCTCACAAGATGTACAAGCAACAAACACACAATACAAAACTTCAGCCATTGTCATTGGTCATAGGAGATTGCATTCCATGCTCAACAGTCCACTTGCCTTATTGCCCTATTGCATGCCATCAGCTCCATTGTTGTAGAGAATAGCTTGGCTTGTGTCATTTGTCCTGCAAGCGTAGCAACCTGCTATGTGTCTCATGTCAGATGTCTTTCAATCCACATGCCAAGTGTCATTTCTTTGATGCTCTAGTAGTCCGTTGCTTGGGCTTCCCTCAACACCAAGGTTTTGCATCCTTATGCTTGTCATGTTCTTGTTGTGTTAACAACCTTTGCTTGGTTCCTCGCCAATGCCAAGTGTTGCACTATGTTGAGCCCACATGCGATACTCAGCCCACTGATTGTATAGGCAGGCCGATATGTACCAACCAAGCCCATTCTTAGCTCACATCCTTGCTACAACTTGGCCTATGTGTGCCAAGCTTCCTTCTCAGCCCATATCTTATATTTGTTATATTGTTCGCAAATGTTTGCCAACATTGTTAATTTCTTCCTTTTGAAGCATGCATAGCCCATGTCATGTGTTATAGCTGCAGCACATGGCATTGTGCCCATCAATTGCATCATACTCATGGTAATATGCCCATGCATGTGTGCTTACAAGGCTCACCATTACACCTTTCTCATGCCCAAGGCTCCATTGTCATGCCTTTGAAGTAGCATACCCATTGCCACCCACCTTTTATCATGACCCTTAGAAAGAttttgatgtaggacaaccctaggatagtagcctacaatcaaataggtgggctagggtttttatcttttagggtttaagaAGAGGAACAAGGGATAAAGTTCATagtagagaaaaaataaaataaaaaacattgagaaaaaatataCGAAGAGAAGAATGAGAAACCTTAAaatctcactaaggccttctaggagtttcacctagaagaaaattaatggaTTCTCATCACATTCTAATGAGAATGACAAAgctaagaaagaaaaggaagaaaaactaGAGCGATTTGAATAGCACGAACAACATTGACTTTTGAAAATTGCAATACTtgccaaaaaaatataatattattaatcacCAATCCATTACTTTGGTTTTACattaattagccttatttataagcttctctaagaaatccaaagtttaTTAGAATTATAATAACCTATTATGTGTCTAATTTTAATTCTCCTATAACCTAATTAGTCACTCTTAATTTAACTTCAACAAATaataatcctaatttaattccaagtaatactaatcttatttaattgtaaCTAATACTAACTCTCTTTCTTGATGTATATCTtggagattcatcctcatcagaGTCACCTTCCTCCCCTTCTTTAAAGAGCTTTTTAAACCTTTTCCATTTTGATAGAAAGAGAATCATAGGTGCTTCCATAGacataatatattttctttaattatagaaaatcctGAAAAATATTCCTCTATAAGTAAACTCCCACTTAGTACATGCACTTTGAAGGAAAAATCTCAACGCAATGAAATCTCacaattgaatttttgtttagtCGAGCCACCCATAAGGTGCCTTGTATGGGCACATATGCATGCTGCCACCACCAAGCCAATGCCCGATGCCCATAACACTCATCCCTATGCACCAATCTGCTACTAAGCCTCTCAAGCACCCTCACTATTCACCTTGTCTTCATCATGGCATGTTGTCTCACATGCCATAGGCATTCATGGGTGCAAGGTGCCACCACATGAGGCCTTTGTCCCACATCATCATAATCAAGATGTTTACACTTAGATGGAATCAATTGGTTAAATGATACTAATGCCTTATTGTCTAAATGTTTGCTCAATCATTTCTCTCTTTCAATTCCATAATATTACTTCTAAGTTTTAGCACTATAGTTGGTGAAACGTAAATATCACCTATGTTGTTATATACAGTAGAGGGGGTTGCTTCCATTTCCTAGCATCACCTCCCTCCATTGCAATATAAATGAACCTATCAATTAGCCATGGGCCAACCACACTATAGCAGATTATGCTTCACCAATGCATCTGACATGGTAAAGAGGTTATGCATATTTTTTTCTGCTGTTGCTCATAATTCACAATGAACTCTCCTGATACTTTAGGCTTCATGAAACAGCACTTGCCCCTGACATTACATTGTATAGGGAGTGATGTTGACAATCTAGCTATTTTAGAATTACTTAGCAtcattgtgtgtgtgtgtgtgtgtgtttagcTAGTGAGTTAACAATATGGGGAAATAGGGTAAGAGCAACTCCACATAGCATGATCATTAGTTACCAATGAATCTACAAGCAAACCAAACAACTTATAGGTGAAGAAACCATACATAGAAATAGTTAAAGCATAACTTGAGGAGATGGTTTAACATGAAGGAGATATTATGGTATAACTCACCTTTGACAAGCTCATGTCCATAAATGGAAGGGCAAATTGATTGTAGTATTTGTCGAAATCTGTCTGAACCATGTTCCTCTGAGAACTTAACAATGAATTCCAAATCTCTTGgagaaaatgagaataaatcTAACAGCTCTGTAGCTCTAGAATCAGCATTAGAATCTTGCAAATCCTCAGATATATACTGCGACTTGGAATTTTTGATTGAAACTGCTTCTAGGTACAAATAGAACAATCCTTGGttcttgttttttgattttCCTGCAATATTTGAAATTGCTTGAAGCTGCAGCTGGCATGAGTTGAGGGAAATAGTTCCACAATTacaacataaatatattttctgttATTAATAATGGTGGACGTATTGTTGGTAACATCCTATACTTCGTGGTAAAATTACTAAACAACTAATGTATCcgctaaaattaattttaaggtCGCCCTATACTTTGTATTGACTTGTGAGATAAGCCATGCTCTCTACCAGGATAAAATTTCAAGCTATAGAAAAGTGGAACAAGGTTTAAATTCAGCTCCCTAGACATAAAGAACGAAAATGATCTAATTGTGATAAGATAAATAGAGTTAAAGTGGATATCATATTACAGGAACCCTCTAACATGCTATCTCAAATTCCATAGTATCCTTACACAATATacttttttttgataagtaaagaaaaGTTGTGTATAAAGAAAAGAGGGGACACCAAAAACAGTGCCCTCAAAGTatacaagaagtatacaaaAGAAGCCAAAAGGCTCAAACCAAAGGTGGAGggatagaaacaaaaaacatcactTGTCCTTACTTAAAGCataaccaatcaatgaagcttaaaagagaaaatggcTCAAATCTACAGACACCCTAGACCAAGACCATaggttacatacaaaagaatttttcaatcttcgGAGCAAAAGCTCCTCATTGCCAAACGCTAACAAATTCCTTTCCTtcgtccaaaatatacataagggggcCGCTTGCCAAGCCTTTTTACAAGCTTTACCCACAAACAACCCATGCTAACCCAAGAAGAGTTTCCTTCACTGAACAAGAAAGAATCCAAGACACACCaaagagggagaaaagaagattccaaAAAACCCAAGTCTTTGCACAGTGAAGAAGAAGGTGATCAACCATCTTTGCTTCAAAGAGGCAAGTATCCTTACACAATATATAGTTTTCATATAATGCTTTATGGACTGGTTATCTTCACAAAAGCTGCACCTAACCCTAAATTTCTCATATTAATTCAAATCTTCCTGTCATAGTGGAATGGTCGTGGTAGAATGCTTGTCTGTTGATCTATAATCATTTCATGGAGAACCaaaggagaagaaagaaatCTCAATTGTGTTAGGTTGAAAAGtttcaagatttttatagtatattttttgtttattgtaGATGAATATGTATCCCTTCAAAACATATTCCAAACCACAGGGCGGTTCCCTCATAACTGCAACAAAACTAAGTATCCCTTTAATTTTATGAAGCTGAATGAGAAACTACAACTAACAACTGTGAGACTGTGAGACTTTATTATCAATCTCTCACAAGGTCcagtttttcttattttattattgtattaACTAAAATGTGTTACTCGGTTACTCCTCAAGTCATTGACAAGGCAAACAAGTTGTTCAACAATGATTTGGACTTATTCATGTCTCAATAtaagatcttttcttttttggttcaaAGGCGATATTGGGCCACACAACTAAGGCTGCCTCCATATTGATGAATAAACACCAAACCAAATCCCTCCCCACACATACACTGACACACACAATAAAGCTCTGACAATCAATCTGACATTACAAGAAAgtgtaatatataatattaaaataaaatttaaaagcatttaataaattcataaaaccGCATATATTTATGGCAAAAGAACCAATATCACAAACAGAACCTGAAATTACAAAGGTGAGATCATGCAAACAGGCCAAACATAAGGATGCTAGCAACAGAAATTGTTCTTTTTGTTCCTCTTTCAGTGCAAATTTTTTTTACACTGCACAACAAGCATTTTATTATCAGTATTCCTAAACATATAAGAAATGTCGGTTGTGTTATTTTAGAAATGCATGGTAGGATGAATATGCTGACGACCAGGGATACATATGGATTTCATTCTATAAATAGTTGTGAATTGAAATCCCTGTATCAAAGAATTCATTTGCTTTACCTCCACCGATATCCATGTAATTATTGATTTGCCTTATAATTCCAGTAACAGTGACCACATCTCCAGGAATGCATGCATCAACAAGATCTTCAGTCAATTCACACTCTACTGTTCGAGGCACCCGGCCTTCTTCATGATTTTCAGACTTTAGTATCTCCTGTAGTctggaaaaataaaagtttataaaaaataaaaaaacagatttCTTTTTTCCCCATTGATGAGGAACTTAAAATGAAAGGAAGATGCATAATATTGAAGTCAAAGATTGTTGAGTGCTTGCCTTATTTTCTGAAAATCTATGGGTTGAGCAGTGGATCTTATTGGAGTAAAAGTTCTGCTCTTGCACCCATGTAAGGTGCAAACGGATGGTGGTGAAAATTTTCCATCATGAAAAATACGTAAAATATTGGTTTGACACTTAACACAGGCAAAAGTCATCTGTACAACTAGAGGCTTGACCGTGCTAGCTTTTACTACTGTACCACGTACAGATACAAGTTTATCTGCCATGTCACCAAAGATATCAGTAATTCTGTTCCTCAACATTTATTGCTTTGGCCTGGTATAtcacaattaataaaaaaactataacttaattttcaatcatgAATTTACCAATATATGCTGATTTTAGGTTCTTCAAAGCAATCATAGTTTCAGGGTGGTTGTGCAGACGGATATTTATCTTCACACCATCCTCCAACCTATTGTCATCCCAGTTGGTCAATAAAACCTGCTATAAAAGAAAGGTAATTGATATCACAGCAAAAAAGGAATACCCAAGAATACATGGAACTTCAGGGATAATTGCCTCATTGTTATTGTGTACCTTGTGAACTGCAGCACTCATACATAATAAAGCTTCTTTAGGTTTTGTATCTAAAGTTGCATAAAAGTCCTCAAGGTCGCATATCTTATGAAATTGTTTGAAGTCAAGCGACAAAGAGAAGATGTCATCATCACTCTTGACCTGTTCATTATTTAGAAATCAACTTTCTGAAATCActgaaaaaaattctaaaataagcTAAAAATGCCAGACATCCCACTACAATTAGCAATTCAATTGATTGGCAAGTGATGAACATTCTTGTCTCATAATATATGCTCTTACTTATTCAAGAAAGATCACACAAGATCCTATCAGTAACTTGACATCTTCCATCTATCTTCACTCTTGATGCTTTGGGAATATTTCTTAATGCCTAAAGAGCTAGTAGCAACCTCATTCATGAACTAAATTTTGTGTGTTTCATGGATTGTTTGAGCATTATATATGTGAAAGGGTAGCAAGGTCATCATATCCAAGCTACAAATGTTGACAGTCAAGTTTGTTTATTTCTAATGGAGAAGGATGGTTATCAAATTGCTTGGTAGGATACATGGAAGATGTGATGGTTATTATGTGAAAAGAATATTAGTACTCATTGCACATCTAGGGCATAATTCAATTAGTTACTCTAGCCAGAGAGTTAGTTAACCTTAGTTAGCCAGAGAGtttgtttatattttgattCGTTGTTGGTTTGTTTACATAGAGATATGCTAGAACAAACATTGAGGACAACCCTAAGCTCTAAGCTTCTTAATGGAATTTGTAGTTTTCCAAGTTATCTTTTATAGACATAGGCATTTGTAACAAGGTTTCTGCAGTTTTCCAAGCTTTCGAAAAATAAATTTAGCCCATAACAAATTTACTTTCATGCCCATGCATTGTACAGTCTCCCCCTGGTACACACATAAGTAGATTCTACCCCAGGTCAAGGAATGGGTGACCTGAGGATAGAACAACCCAGACCAGAGCTAGAGAGTGCCGCCAGGTTGAAAGGACTACCTAGGGATAGGCCATAGTGAATCCCATCATACGGAGATCATAAATACACTGAACCCAAAACATGGAGGCAAGTTACGACTAGGAGTCAGCGGTTATGGGTCCAAACTTGATGTGTTCCATCGACCCTAGGGCATGTGGCATATCAGTTAACTTCTTGCTTCAAACCACAAAAGTTGAGAGTTTTTCCCACATGATATAGTGGTTTCTCAAAGAAATGTTAGCCCACCCAGAAAATTCACTACAAGATGTTGCAAGAAATGCCAGTGAAAAGCCCTGAAAGCCAAAAACAATCTCATTCTTAACCACACGAATTCAACGCTGCCCTAGGTGGGCTAGTGGGGATCTTTCTAATTAACTTTTTTTGGGGcaagaattaataaatcaatGTTTTTCTCATGTTCCCCAACCTCAGGGTTTTGAGATCCAAAACATTCACCAGGTTACAGAATTGAGTTCTAAAAAGGATAAATAGTTCAAAGCCAATGAATTATCCTGGTacttgaaagaaaatggaaagaaactGAACAAAAGTCAATAAATTCAAGATCTCAATTGCATTTCTTAATTtccatagaatttctcattgaCTGAATTACGTTTTTAGGCATAAAATTTAGGTGGTTAAACCAGTTAAAAGCATAGCATCACTGTATGGAACAGATCCCACCTAGTCTCTAGCACAACAATAAACTCACGGAGTTTGAATCCACAATTGCAGCAGTAcaatcaatttttgtttctcataataTATCACACAAAATGTGTACAGTCAGATTTCAAATCCTCACCCACGTCAATGGCACGCCAGgcattttcacaaatttaacaAAATCAAACCCCAATCCAACCATTAAACAACATATAACCCACAAATGACTGATAGCTGTGCCTCATAAGCATCAAAATGACAAAATCCCTAATACtacttcaattttcaagaaacaaaaggaaagaaaattgttaaaattttcatgttataATAAACTGGAATCGAAGTAGATTCGCAAGATTCCAAgctttcttctctctttccttGAATTTCCTGGGAAACAAATGAAACATACATAGAAAAAGAGAGACCTGCGAAACGAATTGTTGGGCGGATGGGGAAGAAAAGAAGTGAATGAGTTGAGAAGTGACGTGGAGGCGAGGGTCGTTGGCCGACAATTGGATTTCGGGGAAGTAAGTGGCCAAGACCTTAGTAATGTCGGTGTCGGTGAATCGGCACTTGGCGCTCATGGTCTCTCCGTACATTCCGATCTCTCTCTTAGAAGATCCTCCTCAGCAACGTTTTCGAAAATAGGTCTGTTTATTTGGCGGGAGAAAAGAAGAACAACAAATTTATAATGCGGAGAAGACAACCGCCCATTAATAGGCTAAACGACGTCGTATTGGTACTTTTTTTGGCCACGCGGATCATCTGATGTCCAAACGCGCATTCTTTCAGCGCCATGGCGATCGCGTGCAGAAAACGCGCAGTTTTGGGGCTTTCAAAAACGCTTTATTGTCACCGTTTTAGCATCCCGTGTAATAAAACGCACCGATCGGTTTCACCGTTTCGTCTTGTCATATATTtcaattcttcattttcaagTGTCACAGTGCCGTCTTGGTTTCCGCGAAGATTTTAAAACGCATCGTTTTTGTTTCACTAATCACTGGCTGGCTGAGTGAGAACTAAGAAGGGTCGGCCAAATAAACCGTCTgcctttcctttctcttgaCAAGAAGCAGCCGCAGTACCTCTTTTCTTCAGCAGTCTGCCTTACAACACTAGATTCCAAAAAAACCTAGAAATAAGAGGGCTTGAGCTCTCAGCTTAGATTTTCGAAACACCAGCATTAGGCAGAGTTGAGTGGGGGATTTTATGTCCTGCTCTGGCTGATTTTTGATGGAAGagcaaaagaaagataaaatgaaaactCTCGAACGTTTGATGATGGCTACAGAATAACCGAGCAAAAAGGATAAAACAAAGTCCATTGTATGGCATAAAAAACGTGAAGCGTGTCATCTCAAATTCAGTTCCTACTTTCAGTTGATTGTAGGGATTTCAGACATAATCAAGGACCAATAGCTTGTAAATTGCAAGTTTCACACGCATGCATGGGTTGAGGGAGAGCTCTTGCAGAGCCCTATTCCGACTTGGGCTGTCATGAGAGATCCTTTTCTACCAACCTGcgagaaaaaaattgatacgAAAGAATTAAAAACTTCACCTTTTGCATTGAGATAAACC from Vitis riparia cultivar Riparia Gloire de Montpellier isolate 1030 chromosome 8, EGFV_Vit.rip_1.0, whole genome shotgun sequence includes the following:
- the LOC117920507 gene encoding probable DNA helicase MCM8, whose protein sequence is MYGETMSAKCRFTDTDITKVLATYFPEIQLSANDPRLHVTSQLIHFFSSPSAQQFVSQVKSDDDIFSLSLDFKQFHKICDLEDFYATLDTKPKEALLCMSAAVHKQVLLTNWDDNRLEDGVKINIRLHNHPETMIALKNLKSAYIDKLVSVRGTVVKASTVKPLVVQMTFACVKCQTNILRIFHDGKFSPPSVCTLHGCKSRTFTPIRSTAQPIDFQKIRLQEILKSENHEEGRVPRTVECELTEDLVDACIPGDVVTVTGIIRQINNYMDIGGGKSKNKNQGLFYLYLEAVSIKNSKSQYISEDLQDSNADSRATELLDLFSFSPRDLEFIVKFSEEHGSDRFRQILQSICPSIYGHELVKAGITLALFGGVQKYSTDKNKVPVRGDIHIIVVGDPGLGKSQLLQAAAAISPRGIYVCGNATTNAGLTVAVVKDPMTSDYAFEAGAMVLADRGLCCIDEFDKMSAEHQALLEAMEQQCVSVAKAGLVASLSARTSVLAAANPVGGHYNRAKTVNENLKMSAALLSRFDLVFILLDKPDELLDKRVSEHIMSLHAGCGENSPAAKRPCRDIAAHTVGDVDMNAKSGSLVSRLRLDPKKDMDFVPLPAPLLRKYIAYARTFVFPRMSKPAAEILQKFYLRLRDHSTSADGTPITARQLESLVRLAEARARLDLREEITAQDALDVVEIMKESLYDKYVDEHGFVDFGRSGGMSQQKEAKRFLGALHKQTELKKKDCFSISEIYNLADRIGLRVPDIDMFVDNLNTVGYLLKKGPKTYQVISASHS